A window of the Hordeum vulgare subsp. vulgare chromosome 5H, MorexV3_pseudomolecules_assembly, whole genome shotgun sequence genome harbors these coding sequences:
- the LOC123452854 gene encoding uncharacterized protein LOC123452854 isoform X2 — protein sequence MMSKPLLHLSLCQLPHWLVSLLLAMFLRYTELSKKDQGKLCDKWLGMQTCALAMSLGLLPYMGRDGLFKDKETFSDNCLWRINLFFKVWWGLVAFGVPCSLYGRYWIEVQYARLSAHLAILGLTVLVGYFSQWILAIDATNIMTSFLAIMIGGFILFFIRCCVTGDL from the exons ATGATGTCGAAGCCATTACTGCACCTTTCCTTGTGCCAACTGCCTCACTGGCTAGTGAGTCTACTTCTAGCAATGTTCCTCAGGTACACTGAACTTTCTAAAAAA GACCAGGGGAAGCTATGCGACAAATGGTTAGGCATGCAAACATGTGCGCTTGCGATGTCGCTTGGTTTACTGCCCTACATGGGACGTGATGGACTTTTCAAGGATAAAGAAACTTTTTCAGACAATTGTTTGTGGAGGATAAACTTGTTCTTTAAGGTGTGGTGGGGTCTAGTAGCCTTTGGTGTACCTTGCAGCTTATATGGACGCTATTGGATTGAGGTTCAGTATGCCCGTCTATCCGCCCACTTGGCCATACTTG GTCTGACGGTGCTTGTTGGATATTTTTCTCAGTGGATATTAGCTATTGATGCCACCAACATCATGACATCTTTTCTTGCCATTATGATTGGGggttttattcttttcttcataAGG TGCTGTGTAACAGGGGATCTGTGA
- the LOC123399038 gene encoding probable CoA ligase CCL12 isoform X1: protein MAAIARGSVREVRVSDVEAAGLAKADAGPFLAALRSAVGGGDAAAAWAAVVAAGVLRPDHPHALHQLVYYSVYAGWDSAQRGPPPYWFPSAIDCKQTNLGRVMEENGPKLLGASYKDPISSFGLFHKFAVENQEVYWKIVLKELSTKFLREPTSILDASDKSKKGGTWFPGAVLNIAECCLLPWPSQNRTDDSTAIVWRDEGFDDYPVNRMSLKELRTQVMTVANALDTMFQKGDRIAIDMPMTCDAVIIYLAIILGGFVVVSIADSFAPQEIDTRMRVAKAKAIFTQDFIFRGGKKFPLYSCVMKGTSCKAIVIPATGDCLGVTLRSGDMSWTNFLSRAAGRSCMYSPVYQSADALINILFSSGTTGEPKAIPWTQLCPIRCGADTWANLDVRPKDIGCLPTNLGWVMGPIQLFSCFLNGATLALYHGSPLGRGFCKFVQDAHVSALGSVPSLVKSWKAGNHTKGLDWTKIRVLATTGEASDIDDNLWLSSRTCYKPIVECCGGTELASSFIQGSLLQPQVFGAFSGASMSTGFVILDEQGNPYPDDLPCSGEVGLFPLYFGATDRLLNADHDKVYFDGMPIYRGRQLRRHGDIIQRTVGGYYVVQGRADDTMNLGGIKVEAAPFNVFSPSFAFHGTNSLLLFSGQTSSVEIERVCNGADEGLLETAAVSVKPSGGGPEQLAILAVLKDRSAPYDENLLKRKFQRAIQRNLNPLFKVSYVKVVPEFPRTASNKLLRRVLRDQLKQELANRSKL from the exons ATGGCAGCGATCGCGAGGGGGAGCGTGCGGGAGGTCCGCGTCAGCGACGTGGAGGCGGCCGGGCTCGCCAAGGCCGACGCGGGGCCCTTCCTCGCCGCCCTCCGGTCCGCGGTCGGCGGCGGCGACGCGGCCGCCGCGTGGGCGGCGGTCGTGGCGGCGGGGGTGCTGCGGCCGGACCACCCGCACGCGCTGCACCAGCTGGTGTACTACTCCGTCTACGCCGGCTGGGACAGCGCCCAGCGCGGCCCGCCGCCCTACTGGTTCCCCTCCGC GATTGACTGCAAACAAACAAATCTCGGGAGAGTGATGGAAGAGAATGGACCCAAGCTGCTAGGAGCATCCTATAAGGATCCAATTTCAAGCTTTGGCCTCTTCCACAAGTTCGCCGTTGAGAATCAGGAG GTCTACTGGAAAATTGTGCTAAAGGAGCTCTCCACCAAGTTCCTACGAGAACCGACGTCGATTCTAGACGCGTCAGATAAGTCAAAGAAGGGAGGAACATGGTTCCCAGGTGCAGTGCTCAACATTGCTGAATGTTGTCTCCTGCCATGGCCTTCCCAAAACAGGACAGATGATAGCACGGCCATTGTATGGAGGGATGAGGGCTTCGACGATTATCCAGTGAACCGTATGTCATTGAAGGAGCTTCGCACTCAAGTGAT GACTGTTGCAAATGCGCTTGATACCATGTTCCAAAAGGGGGACAGGATTGCAATCGACATGCCTATGACATGCGACGCGGTCATTATTTATTTGGCAATCATCCTTGGaggctttgttgttgtgtcaATAGCAGACAGTTTTGCACCTCAGGAGATTGACACCCGCATGAGGGTTGCAAAAGCAAAGGCAATCTTTACTCAG GATTTCATATTTAGGGGAGGGAAGAAATTTCCTCTTTACAG ctgtGTCATGAAAGGGACTTCATGTAAAGCTATTGTAATTCCTGCAACTGGAGACTGTCTTGGAGTTACACTAAGGAGTGGCGATATGTCCTGGACAAATTTTCTTTCTCGTGCCGCTGGAAG GTCATGCATGTACTCTCCAGTTTATCAATCTGCAGACGCCCTAATTAATATACTGTTTTCATCAGGAACAACTG GAGAGCCAAAAGCTATACCATGGACACAACTTTGCCCCATCAGATGTGGAGCTGATACCTGGGCAAATTTGGATGTTCGCCCAAAGGACATAGGCTGCTTGCCTACAAATCTGGGTTGGGTTATGGGACCTATTCAATTGTTCTCATGCTTTTTGAATGGCGCGACATTGGCTTTATATCATGGTTCTCCACTTGGACGTGGTTTCTGCAAATTTGTCCAG GATGCCCATGTGAGTGCATTAGGATCTGTGCCTAGCTTGGTGAAGTCATGGAAGGCTGGGAATCACACTAAAGGGCTAGACTGGACCAAAATCAG GGTACTAGCTACGACAGGGGAGGCTTCTGATATTGATGATAATCTGTGGCTATCTTCGCGTACCTGTTACAAGCCCATTGTTGAGTGCTGTGGTGGTACAGAGCTGGCATCCTCATTCATTCAAGGGAGTCTTCTGCAGCCCCAAGTTTTTGGAGCTTTCAGTGGTGCATCAATGTCCACAGGGTTTGTCATACTCGATGAACAGGGAAATCCATAT CCAGATGATCTACCTTGTTCTGGAGAAGTGGGTCTCTTCCCTTTATATTTTGGTGCCACCGATCGGCTTCTGAATGCTGACCATGATAAGGTTTACTTCGATGGAATGCCCATTTACAGAGGACGG CAACTCCGACGACATGGAGATATAATCCAGAGGACAGTAGGTGGCTACTACGTGGTACAGGGCAGAGCAGATGACACCATGAATCTTGGAGGGATTAAGGTTGAAGCTGCTCCTTTCAATGTTTTCAGTCCATCGTTTGCATTTCATGGAACCAATTCATTGTTGCTCTTTTCTGGACAGACAAGTTCAGTGGAGATCGAACGGGTTTGTAACGGAGCCGATGAAGGTCTGCTGGAAACAGCAGCTGTTAGCGTCAAACCTTCCGGCGGGGGACCAGAACAACTGGCCATCttggcagtgctaaaagatagatcCGCGCCATACGATGAGAATCTTCTGAAGAGGAAGTTCCAGAGAGCCATCCAGAGGAACCTCAATCCCCTTTTCAAG GTGAGCTATGTGAAAGTCGTCCCCGAGTTCCCGAGAACTGCTTCGAACAAGCTGCTGAGAAGGGTCCTGAGGGATCAGCTGAAGCAAGAACTGGCGAATCGCAGCAAGCTTTAA
- the LOC123452855 gene encoding signal peptidase complex catalytic subunit SEC11A-like, with product MGFIGDQVESIRSMQLRQVLSQIISLGMIVTSALIIWKGLMVATGSESPVVVVLSGSMEPGFKRGDILFLRMSKEPIRTGEIVVFNVDGREIPIVHRVIKVHERQESAEVDILTKGDNNFGDDRLLYAHGQLWLQQHHIMGRAVGYLPHVGWVTIVMTEKPIIKYLLIGALGLLVITSKD from the exons ATGGGGTTCATCGGCGACCAGGTGGAGTCGATCCGCTCGATGCAGCTCCGCCAGGTGCTCTCCCAGATCATCAGCCTCG GTATGATTGTTACGTCGGCATTGATCATATGGAAGGGGTTGATGGTTGCGACTGGGAGTGAGTCcccggtggtcgtggttctttctGGTAGCATGGAGCCTGGATTCAAAAGG GGTGATATCCTGTTTTTGCGCATGAGCAAAGAACCCATCCGTACTGGAGAAATAGTTGTTTTTAATGTTGAT GGTCGTGAAATTCCAATTGTTCACCGTGTGATTAAG GTTCATGAACGCCAGGAAAGTGCTGAAGTTGACATCCTCACAAAAG GTGACAACAATTTCGGGGATGACCGACTGCTGTACGCGCACGGACAGCTGTGGCTTCAGCAGCATCACATCATGGGGCGGGCTGTAGG CTATCTTCCGCACGTTGGGTGGGTTACCATTGTGATGACTGAGAAGCCGATCATCAAG TACCTTCTGATCGGCGCGCTGGGCCTGCTGGTGATAACCTCGAAAGACTGA
- the LOC123452854 gene encoding uncharacterized protein LOC123452854 isoform X1, producing the protein MRDALHLASAGRCFLRLAVLHETKQHIQANELPIQVNGPMGERLWGLRWTGQIASWWSRRKRMDDVEAITAPFLVPTASLASESTSSNVPQDQGKLCDKWLGMQTCALAMSLGLLPYMGRDGLFKDKETFSDNCLWRINLFFKVWWGLVAFGVPCSLYGRYWIEVQYARLSAHLAILGLTVLVGYFSQWILAIDATNIMTSFLAIMIGGFILFFIRCCVTGDL; encoded by the exons ATGCGTGACGCTCTTCACTTGGCCTCTGCCGGACGATGTTTTCTGCGACTGGCTGTTCTTCATGAGACAAAGCAACACATCCAGGCTAATGAGCTACCCATTCAAGTTAATGGTCCAATGGGAGAGCGACTATGGGGATTGAGATGGACGGGACAGATCGCCTCATGGTGGTCAAGAAGGAAGAGAATGGATGATGTCGAAGCCATTACTGCACCTTTCCTTGTGCCAACTGCCTCACTGGCTAGTGAGTCTACTTCTAGCAATGTTCCTCAG GACCAGGGGAAGCTATGCGACAAATGGTTAGGCATGCAAACATGTGCGCTTGCGATGTCGCTTGGTTTACTGCCCTACATGGGACGTGATGGACTTTTCAAGGATAAAGAAACTTTTTCAGACAATTGTTTGTGGAGGATAAACTTGTTCTTTAAGGTGTGGTGGGGTCTAGTAGCCTTTGGTGTACCTTGCAGCTTATATGGACGCTATTGGATTGAGGTTCAGTATGCCCGTCTATCCGCCCACTTGGCCATACTTG GTCTGACGGTGCTTGTTGGATATTTTTCTCAGTGGATATTAGCTATTGATGCCACCAACATCATGACATCTTTTCTTGCCATTATGATTGGGggttttattcttttcttcataAGG TGCTGTGTAACAGGGGATCTGTGA
- the LOC123452857 gene encoding uncharacterized protein LOC123452857, which produces MGYWFFGGHGGFYIPSFDGSLPRAAGPHRPLLYSTPYEEQIRRMEEGVRLRQRPAPNPTAWKYFKIFARCFTVAMSIAMMAWIFVRRYFSSDLDVQDHYIMMGLIVFALVPVGLGFMITQEDAET; this is translated from the exons ATGGGATACTGGTTcttcggcggccatggcggcttCTACATACCCTCCTTTGACGGGAGCCTGCCTCGAGCCGCTGGCCCTCACCGGCCGTTGCTGTACAGTACTCCATACGAGGAGCAGATCCGTCGGATGGAAGAAGGCGTCCGTCTCCGTCAACGGCCAGCGCCCAACCCCACAGCCTGGAAATACTTCAAGATCTTCGCTAGG TGTTTCACGGTCGCGATGAGCATCGCAATGATGGCTTGGATATTCGTGAGGCGATATTTCAGTTCGGATCTTGATGTGCAGGACCACTATATCATGATGGGACTTATCGTTTTTGCTCTCGTACCAGTTGGACTCGGTTTCATGATAACACAAGAAGATGCAGAGACCTAG
- the LOC123399038 gene encoding probable CoA ligase CCL12 isoform X2 — protein MAAIARGSVREVRVSDVEAAGLAKADAGPFLAALRSAVGGGDAAAAWAAVVAAGVLRPDHPHALHQLVYYSVYAGWDSAQRGPPPYWFPSAIDCKQTNLGRVMEENGPKLLGASYKDPISSFGLFHKFAVENQEVYWKIVLKELSTKFLREPTSILDASDKSKKGGTWFPGAVLNIAECCLLPWPSQNRTDDSTAIVWRDEGFDDYPVNRMSLKELRTQVMTVANALDTMFQKGDRIAIDMPMTCDAVIIYLAIILGGFVVVSIADSFAPQEIDTRMRVAKAKAIFTQDFIFRGGKKFPLYSCVMKGTSCKAIVIPATGDCLGVTLRSGDMSWTNFLSRAAGRSCMYSPVYQSADALINILFSSGTTGEPKAIPWTQLCPIRCGADTWANLDVRPKDIGCLPTNLGWVMGPIQLFSCFLNGATLALYHGSPLGRGFCKFVQDAHVSALGSVPSLVKSWKAGNHTKGLDWTKIRVLATTGEASDIDDNLWLSSRTCYKPIVECCGGTELASSFIQGSLLQPQVFGAFSGASMSTGFVILDEQGNPYPDDLPCSGEVGLFPLYFGATDRLLNADHDKVYFDGMPIYRGRQLRRHGDIIQRTVGGYYVVQGRADDTMNLGGIKTSSVEIERVCNGADEGLLETAAVSVKPSGGGPEQLAILAVLKDRSAPYDENLLKRKFQRAIQRNLNPLFKVSYVKVVPEFPRTASNKLLRRVLRDQLKQELANRSKL, from the exons ATGGCAGCGATCGCGAGGGGGAGCGTGCGGGAGGTCCGCGTCAGCGACGTGGAGGCGGCCGGGCTCGCCAAGGCCGACGCGGGGCCCTTCCTCGCCGCCCTCCGGTCCGCGGTCGGCGGCGGCGACGCGGCCGCCGCGTGGGCGGCGGTCGTGGCGGCGGGGGTGCTGCGGCCGGACCACCCGCACGCGCTGCACCAGCTGGTGTACTACTCCGTCTACGCCGGCTGGGACAGCGCCCAGCGCGGCCCGCCGCCCTACTGGTTCCCCTCCGC GATTGACTGCAAACAAACAAATCTCGGGAGAGTGATGGAAGAGAATGGACCCAAGCTGCTAGGAGCATCCTATAAGGATCCAATTTCAAGCTTTGGCCTCTTCCACAAGTTCGCCGTTGAGAATCAGGAG GTCTACTGGAAAATTGTGCTAAAGGAGCTCTCCACCAAGTTCCTACGAGAACCGACGTCGATTCTAGACGCGTCAGATAAGTCAAAGAAGGGAGGAACATGGTTCCCAGGTGCAGTGCTCAACATTGCTGAATGTTGTCTCCTGCCATGGCCTTCCCAAAACAGGACAGATGATAGCACGGCCATTGTATGGAGGGATGAGGGCTTCGACGATTATCCAGTGAACCGTATGTCATTGAAGGAGCTTCGCACTCAAGTGAT GACTGTTGCAAATGCGCTTGATACCATGTTCCAAAAGGGGGACAGGATTGCAATCGACATGCCTATGACATGCGACGCGGTCATTATTTATTTGGCAATCATCCTTGGaggctttgttgttgtgtcaATAGCAGACAGTTTTGCACCTCAGGAGATTGACACCCGCATGAGGGTTGCAAAAGCAAAGGCAATCTTTACTCAG GATTTCATATTTAGGGGAGGGAAGAAATTTCCTCTTTACAG ctgtGTCATGAAAGGGACTTCATGTAAAGCTATTGTAATTCCTGCAACTGGAGACTGTCTTGGAGTTACACTAAGGAGTGGCGATATGTCCTGGACAAATTTTCTTTCTCGTGCCGCTGGAAG GTCATGCATGTACTCTCCAGTTTATCAATCTGCAGACGCCCTAATTAATATACTGTTTTCATCAGGAACAACTG GAGAGCCAAAAGCTATACCATGGACACAACTTTGCCCCATCAGATGTGGAGCTGATACCTGGGCAAATTTGGATGTTCGCCCAAAGGACATAGGCTGCTTGCCTACAAATCTGGGTTGGGTTATGGGACCTATTCAATTGTTCTCATGCTTTTTGAATGGCGCGACATTGGCTTTATATCATGGTTCTCCACTTGGACGTGGTTTCTGCAAATTTGTCCAG GATGCCCATGTGAGTGCATTAGGATCTGTGCCTAGCTTGGTGAAGTCATGGAAGGCTGGGAATCACACTAAAGGGCTAGACTGGACCAAAATCAG GGTACTAGCTACGACAGGGGAGGCTTCTGATATTGATGATAATCTGTGGCTATCTTCGCGTACCTGTTACAAGCCCATTGTTGAGTGCTGTGGTGGTACAGAGCTGGCATCCTCATTCATTCAAGGGAGTCTTCTGCAGCCCCAAGTTTTTGGAGCTTTCAGTGGTGCATCAATGTCCACAGGGTTTGTCATACTCGATGAACAGGGAAATCCATAT CCAGATGATCTACCTTGTTCTGGAGAAGTGGGTCTCTTCCCTTTATATTTTGGTGCCACCGATCGGCTTCTGAATGCTGACCATGATAAGGTTTACTTCGATGGAATGCCCATTTACAGAGGACGG CAACTCCGACGACATGGAGATATAATCCAGAGGACAGTAGGTGGCTACTACGTGGTACAGGGCAGAGCAGATGACACCATGAATCTTGGAGGGATTAAG ACAAGTTCAGTGGAGATCGAACGGGTTTGTAACGGAGCCGATGAAGGTCTGCTGGAAACAGCAGCTGTTAGCGTCAAACCTTCCGGCGGGGGACCAGAACAACTGGCCATCttggcagtgctaaaagatagatcCGCGCCATACGATGAGAATCTTCTGAAGAGGAAGTTCCAGAGAGCCATCCAGAGGAACCTCAATCCCCTTTTCAAG GTGAGCTATGTGAAAGTCGTCCCCGAGTTCCCGAGAACTGCTTCGAACAAGCTGCTGAGAAGGGTCCTGAGGGATCAGCTGAAGCAAGAACTGGCGAATCGCAGCAAGCTTTAA